In a genomic window of Ignavibacteria bacterium:
- a CDS encoding four helix bundle protein yields MSLLQLRMYKRAGEISDEVALFASAWPHIHRNTIGDQIIRAADSISNNIAEGYGRTATGERIQFLMYADGSISETRNCLHRAFGRNLIDADTNARLQQRLVSLSISIVEFAHAIIERDPSYKGPFRERIAKRRAWLVKKLAKNGAAPPNEQS; encoded by the coding sequence ATGTCTCTTCTTCAACTCCGCATGTATAAACGGGCCGGCGAGATCTCTGATGAGGTTGCTCTGTTTGCAAGTGCATGGCCGCACATCCATCGGAACACGATCGGAGATCAGATCATTAGAGCGGCGGATTCGATCTCAAACAACATTGCTGAAGGGTATGGCAGAACAGCAACAGGAGAACGCATCCAGTTTCTGATGTATGCCGATGGCTCGATCTCAGAAACAAGAAACTGTCTACATAGAGCATTCGGCCGGAACCTCATCGACGCAGACACCAACGCTCGACTTCAACAGCGCCTCGTATCATTGTCGATTAGTATCGTAGAGTTCGCACATGCTATAATTGAAAGAGACCCATCATACAAGGGTCCATTCCGCGAACGAATCGCAAAACGCCGCGCCTGGCTTGTGAAGAAGCTCGCCAAGAACGGCGCAGCTCCCCCAAACGAACAATCTTAA
- a CDS encoding UvrD-helicase domain-containing protein, with product MTLTLTPMGDGTPAGDLLNGLNAAQAEAVSTTEGPVLIIAGAGSGKTRVLTFRIAYLLRLGVNPSHVLALTFTNKAAQEMKERISHLVGGGIARSMMAGTFHSVFARILRQFADRIGYTSSFTIYDTDDQAAAIKAVMNQLGVSQQVVPVNGVRGRISSAKNSMISWQEYVRSADSVLEKQTGQIFEEYEKRLAQSNAMDFDDLLLNTIRLLEHHPDVLESLQDRFRYLLVDEYQDTNRAQYQVVTMLARKYRNLCVVGDDAQSIYRWRGADIRNILDFERDYPESKVVRLEQNYRSTKTILAAADSVIKRNTKQLKKSLFTDNIEGEKITVLACRDDREEADMIARTIRSRVEKYGYSYKDVAILYRTNAQSQALEDALRRGNTPYHIVSGVSFYKRKEVKDVLAYLRLLVNPNDTESILRVINEPARGIGATTLERVQEFAVRTNSPVFEVLSNIETVPMMQARTAKAVKDFVGIIARYQEMMPELAPASLAQAYIEATGLPQMYKLQQSEEALDRWNNIERLLDHIAEQQELDENMTLINYLEQIALLSDADDPKLGTERIAMMTMHAAKGLEFPLVVIAGLEQGLFPLAKAETDMMEQEEERRLLYVGITRAREQLVLSYAERRYRFGELVFSRPSMFLGEIDKDTLAPSARSMTGNNAREAAPRTAPSSPKQSSYSQVAQGESYSQLPMPKRYTSVSQPKARGVQGPAPEGPSSVKVGQRVKHPMFGAGTISSVSGTGQSEKATVLFDNGQRKQLMVAFARLEAL from the coding sequence ATGACCCTTACTCTAACGCCAATGGGTGATGGCACGCCGGCCGGTGATCTTCTCAACGGACTCAACGCCGCTCAAGCAGAAGCCGTGAGCACCACAGAAGGTCCGGTCCTCATCATTGCCGGTGCGGGCTCCGGTAAAACACGCGTTCTCACCTTCCGCATCGCCTACCTTTTGCGTTTGGGTGTGAACCCATCTCACGTTCTTGCGCTGACCTTTACCAACAAGGCCGCCCAGGAGATGAAGGAACGCATCTCTCATCTTGTGGGAGGGGGCATAGCACGATCAATGATGGCCGGTACATTCCACTCGGTGTTCGCAAGGATCCTTCGTCAGTTCGCTGATAGGATCGGCTACACATCATCGTTCACGATCTACGATACCGACGATCAAGCCGCAGCGATCAAGGCTGTGATGAATCAGCTTGGTGTTTCGCAGCAGGTTGTGCCGGTGAATGGTGTACGTGGACGGATCTCGAGTGCGAAGAACTCCATGATCTCGTGGCAGGAGTATGTGCGAAGTGCAGACTCTGTTCTTGAGAAGCAGACCGGACAGATCTTTGAGGAGTACGAGAAACGTCTGGCGCAGAGTAATGCGATGGACTTTGATGATCTGTTGCTCAATACCATCAGACTTCTTGAACATCATCCCGACGTGCTCGAGTCGTTGCAGGATAGATTCCGATATCTGCTGGTGGATGAGTATCAAGACACCAACCGTGCACAGTATCAAGTGGTGACGATGTTGGCGCGGAAGTACCGCAACCTTTGTGTTGTGGGCGATGACGCGCAGAGTATCTACCGGTGGCGTGGTGCGGATATCCGCAACATCCTCGACTTTGAGCGCGACTATCCCGAATCAAAGGTTGTCCGTCTCGAGCAAAACTACCGGTCAACCAAGACCATTCTTGCGGCGGCAGATAGCGTGATCAAGCGCAACACCAAGCAGCTGAAGAAGTCGCTCTTCACCGACAACATCGAAGGCGAAAAGATCACTGTTCTTGCGTGCAGAGATGACCGCGAAGAAGCCGACATGATCGCACGGACGATACGTTCACGCGTTGAGAAGTACGGATACTCGTACAAGGACGTGGCCATTCTGTATCGCACCAACGCTCAATCGCAAGCATTGGAAGATGCACTGCGTAGAGGGAACACTCCATACCATATCGTGAGCGGAGTGAGTTTCTATAAGCGTAAGGAAGTGAAAGACGTCCTCGCCTATCTGCGACTCCTCGTCAACCCCAACGACACCGAGAGCATCCTCCGCGTCATCAATGAGCCTGCGCGTGGTATTGGCGCTACAACCCTTGAACGCGTTCAAGAGTTTGCTGTCCGAACCAACAGTCCGGTCTTCGAAGTCCTATCAAACATCGAAACCGTCCCCATGATGCAGGCCCGCACGGCAAAGGCCGTCAAGGACTTCGTTGGGATCATCGCTCGTTACCAGGAGATGATGCCCGAGCTTGCTCCTGCATCACTTGCCCAGGCCTATATCGAGGCAACGGGGCTCCCCCAGATGTACAAGCTTCAACAGTCGGAAGAAGCACTCGATCGATGGAACAACATTGAACGTCTCCTCGATCACATCGCCGAGCAGCAAGAGCTTGATGAGAACATGACCCTCATCAACTACCTCGAGCAGATCGCCTTGCTCAGTGATGCTGATGATCCAAAGCTTGGAACAGAACGTATCGCCATGATGACCATGCATGCTGCTAAGGGGCTTGAGTTTCCCCTCGTTGTTATTGCCGGACTCGAACAAGGTTTGTTCCCGTTGGCAAAGGCAGAGACCGACATGATGGAGCAGGAGGAAGAACGCAGACTCCTTTATGTGGGCATCACACGCGCACGTGAGCAGCTCGTTCTTTCCTACGCAGAACGTCGGTACCGTTTTGGCGAACTCGTCTTCTCCCGTCCATCCATGTTCTTAGGTGAGATCGACAAGGACACCCTTGCACCATCTGCACGCAGTATGACCGGCAACAATGCACGGGAAGCAGCGCCACGAACAGCCCCCTCATCACCAAAACAATCCTCGTATTCTCAGGTGGCGCAGGGTGAGTCGTATTCACAGCTGCCAATGCCAAAGCGCTATACCAGCGTCAGCCAACCCAAGGCCCGTGGCGTGCAAGGTCCGGCCCCAGAAGGCCCTTCATCCGTCAAGGTAGGTCAGCGCGTCAAACACCCCATGTTCGGCGCCGGCACCATCAGCTCCGTAAGCGGCACAGGTCAGAGTGAAAAGGCCACCGTGCTGTTTGATAACGGTCAAAGGAAGCAGTTGATGGTTGCGTTTGCTAGGCTGGAGGCTTTGTAA